The Jeotgalibacillus aurantiacus genome has a window encoding:
- a CDS encoding energy-coupling factor transporter transmembrane component T family protein, translated as MMEKMIFGRYIPADSFAHKMDPRAKLIFIFAFIAIIFIADNTWGYLVAAVFTYASIRLSGLTLRFLISGLKPVMILIGFTFLLQLFFAREGNLVFELGFIRIYEEGIRQAFFISIRFTLLVFMTSLLTLTTTPISITDGMERLLNPLKKIKFPAHELALMMSIALRFIPTLMDETDKIMKAQMARGSDMSSGPLKDRLKAIVPLMIPLFVNAFKRAEDLATAMEVRGYRGGKGRTKYRLLFWHSRDTIALASLILLAAALIALRFMV; from the coding sequence ATGATGGAGAAAATGATTTTTGGACGCTACATTCCCGCAGACTCATTCGCTCATAAAATGGACCCGCGTGCCAAGTTGATCTTTATTTTTGCTTTTATCGCGATTATCTTCATTGCGGATAACACGTGGGGCTACCTCGTTGCAGCGGTCTTTACGTATGCAAGTATCCGTCTGTCAGGACTGACGCTGCGCTTTTTAATCAGCGGGCTGAAACCTGTGATGATCCTGATCGGATTTACGTTCCTGCTGCAGCTGTTTTTCGCAAGGGAAGGAAATCTTGTTTTTGAGCTTGGCTTTATCCGGATTTATGAAGAGGGCATCCGTCAGGCGTTCTTTATCTCAATCCGGTTTACACTGCTTGTCTTTATGACGTCATTGCTGACGCTGACGACAACGCCGATTTCGATTACAGACGGGATGGAGCGGCTGTTAAATCCATTGAAAAAAATTAAGTTCCCGGCCCATGAGCTCGCACTGATGATGTCGATTGCCCTGCGTTTTATTCCAACGCTGATGGATGAGACGGACAAAATCATGAAGGCGCAGATGGCCAGAGGCTCGGATATGTCGAGCGGACCGTTGAAAGACCGTCTGAAAGCCATTGTGCCACTGATGATCCCGCTGTTTGTCAATGCCTTTAAACGGGCTGAGGACCTCGCAACGGCGATGGAGGTACGCGGCTACCGTGGCGGTAAAGGGCGGACAAAATATCGTTTGCTGTTCTGGCACAGCCGTGACACGATCGCACTCGCTTCACTCATCCTGCTTGCAGCTGCTCTCATTGCTCTGCGCTTTATGGTGTAA
- a CDS encoding energy-coupling factor ABC transporter ATP-binding protein: MSEMIKLEHVTFKYPGTETDVLKDVSISIKTGDWTAIVGHNGSGKSTMAKLMNGLYFPDEGTIRISDIVLEKETVWDTRKHIGMVFQNPDNQFVGTTVQDDVAFGLENHGIPQEEMVKRVQRALKQVRMDEFLDQEPHHLSGGQKQRVAMASVLALRPDIIILDEATSMLDPAGRQEVIELVRELKKEQEMTVLSITHDLEEAAKADRIIVMNKGQVYREGTPEEIFAMGQELVDLGLDLPFPLKMQHVLKEKGLPVGGLTLTEEELVNELWKSVLNK; the protein is encoded by the coding sequence ATGAGTGAAATGATTAAGCTTGAGCATGTAACCTTCAAATATCCCGGAACAGAGACAGATGTATTAAAGGATGTATCCATCTCGATTAAAACAGGGGATTGGACCGCGATTGTCGGTCACAACGGATCCGGAAAATCAACGATGGCCAAATTGATGAACGGCCTTTATTTCCCGGATGAGGGAACAATCCGCATTTCAGATATTGTATTAGAAAAAGAGACCGTCTGGGACACGCGCAAGCATATTGGCATGGTGTTTCAGAATCCTGACAATCAGTTTGTCGGGACAACCGTGCAGGATGATGTCGCGTTTGGCCTTGAAAATCACGGGATTCCGCAGGAGGAAATGGTCAAGCGCGTGCAGAGAGCATTAAAGCAGGTCCGCATGGATGAATTTCTGGATCAGGAGCCGCATCACCTGTCAGGCGGTCAGAAGCAGCGTGTTGCTATGGCAAGCGTGCTGGCGCTCCGCCCGGATATCATTATTTTAGATGAAGCGACCTCTATGTTGGATCCCGCAGGACGGCAGGAGGTTATTGAGCTTGTGCGCGAACTGAAAAAAGAGCAGGAAATGACCGTACTATCCATCACACATGACTTAGAAGAAGCAGCAAAAGCTGACCGGATCATAGTCATGAACAAAGGTCAGGTCTACCGCGAAGGGACGCCTGAAGAGATTTTTGCGATGGGTCAGGAGCTGGTGGACCTCGGACTGGATCTGCCATTTCCGCTGAAAATGCAGCACGTACTAAAGGAAAAGGGGCTGCCTGTTGGCGGATTAACCCTGACTGAAGAAGAGTTGGTGAATGAACTATGGAAATCCGTCTTGAACAAGTAG
- a CDS encoding energy-coupling factor ABC transporter ATP-binding protein — translation MEIRLEQVEYRYAANTPFEKRALEEVSFDIPSGSCVAIIGHTGSGKSTLLLHLNALLKPTGGSVQIGDRTVKAGRKEKELKPIRQKVGIVFQFPEQQLFEETVMKDICYGPMNFGVSEEEAQKRARYWIKEVGLSEEILSKSPFDLSGGQMRRVAIAGVLAMEPEVLVLDEPTAGLDPRGRKEMMEMFYRLHKERGLTLILVTHSMEDAAHYADKVVVMHRGKKVHEAPPRELFADQEKLSAWGLGVPEVVKFQRKLEEKSGRTFPKLCLTMDELADLLKQGGDRS, via the coding sequence ATGGAAATCCGTCTTGAACAAGTAGAATACCGCTATGCGGCCAATACCCCATTTGAGAAAAGAGCGCTGGAGGAAGTGAGTTTTGATATTCCCTCTGGCAGCTGTGTTGCGATTATTGGCCATACAGGGTCAGGGAAGTCCACGCTGCTGTTGCACCTGAACGCTTTATTAAAGCCTACAGGCGGCTCTGTTCAGATTGGAGACCGAACTGTAAAGGCTGGGCGTAAGGAAAAGGAATTGAAGCCGATCCGTCAAAAGGTCGGGATCGTCTTTCAGTTTCCTGAGCAGCAGCTGTTTGAAGAGACTGTGATGAAGGATATTTGCTACGGTCCAATGAACTTTGGCGTGTCAGAAGAAGAAGCACAAAAGCGTGCGCGCTACTGGATTAAAGAAGTCGGTCTATCTGAAGAAATCCTGTCCAAGTCACCGTTTGACCTGTCAGGTGGACAAATGCGCCGTGTTGCGATCGCTGGCGTACTGGCCATGGAGCCTGAGGTGCTGGTTCTGGATGAGCCGACAGCGGGACTGGATCCGCGCGGCCGGAAGGAAATGATGGAGATGTTCTACCGTCTTCATAAAGAGCGGGGACTGACGTTGATTCTTGTCACACACAGCATGGAGGACGCTGCCCATTACGCAGATAAAGTCGTTGTCATGCATAGAGGGAAAAAAGTGCATGAAGCGCCGCCACGAGAGCTGTTTGCTGATCAGGAAAAGCTGTCAGCGTGGGGACTCGGTGTACCGGAAGTCGTGAAATTCCAGCGCAAACTGGAAGAGAAAAGCGGCCGGACATTTCCGAAGCTGTGCCTGACGATGGATGAGCTGGCTGATCTGCTTAAGCAGGGAGGTGACCGCTCATGA
- the rplQ gene encoding 50S ribosomal protein L17, whose translation MAYRKLGRTSSQRKALLRDLTTDLIVNERIETTETRAKELRSTVEKMITLGKRGDLHARRQAAAYIRRDMATVTNEEGEESTVYALQKLFNDVAPRYAERQGGYTRIMKVGPRRGDGAPMVIIELV comes from the coding sequence ATGGCTTACAGAAAGTTAGGACGTACAAGCTCTCAGCGTAAAGCACTTCTTCGTGACCTTACGACTGACCTTATCGTTAATGAGCGCATTGAAACAACAGAAACTCGCGCGAAAGAACTTCGCTCAACAGTAGAAAAAATGATCACTCTTGGAAAACGTGGTGACCTGCACGCACGTCGTCAGGCAGCTGCTTACATCCGTCGTGACATGGCTACTGTTACAAACGAAGAAGGCGAAGAGTCAACTGTATATGCTCTTCAAAAACTATTCAACGATGTAGCGCCACGTTACGCTGAGCGTCAAGGCGGATACACTCGTATCATGAAAGTTGGTCCACGTCGCGGAGACGGCGCACCAATGGTAATCATCGAATTAGTATAA